The following are encoded in a window of Candidatus Palauibacter soopunensis genomic DNA:
- a CDS encoding tyrosine-type recombinase/integrase → MKHPKRLSASFVKTVSRPGRYGDGRGGYGLSLLVKPTSTDRLSKTWAQRLRINGKPVNLGLGVYPLVTLQEARERALVNRRIVVQGGDPRGGGVPTFEQAAEKVIQIRRPSWRGHRSEIQWRQSLEKHVYPRIGDKEVDEITSNDILAVLQPVWFERPETARRLKQRLSAIMRWSIVAGHRSAADPVAGIGEALPKHNGGKKHFRSLPHADVGEALAKIRASQAWPSTRLCLELLVLTATRPSEARLASWSEFDGENRVWVIPESRTKANKPHRVPLSDAALAVLEEASRLSGPEGLVFPAPSGKPISIATPSKLMKDLGLNATAHGFRASFRSWAAEFGAAREVAEAALGHVVRGVEGSYQRSDLLESHRRELMGEWANYVALGTDG, encoded by the coding sequence CTCGTTCGTGAAGACCGTCTCGCGTCCGGGCCGCTACGGAGACGGGCGGGGCGGCTACGGGCTGAGCCTGCTCGTGAAGCCCACCTCGACCGACCGGCTATCGAAGACCTGGGCTCAACGGCTGCGGATCAACGGCAAACCGGTCAATCTCGGCCTCGGCGTTTACCCGCTGGTCACGCTCCAGGAGGCTCGAGAGCGGGCGCTGGTGAACCGACGGATCGTCGTTCAAGGAGGAGACCCTCGTGGCGGCGGTGTCCCGACGTTCGAGCAAGCCGCCGAAAAGGTGATCCAGATTCGCCGCCCAAGCTGGCGCGGCCACCGGTCCGAGATCCAATGGAGGCAGAGCCTCGAGAAGCACGTCTACCCGCGGATCGGAGACAAGGAAGTCGACGAGATCACCAGCAATGACATCCTCGCCGTTCTCCAGCCGGTCTGGTTCGAGCGGCCGGAAACGGCGCGTCGGTTGAAGCAACGGCTCTCGGCGATCATGCGGTGGTCGATCGTGGCCGGCCACCGGAGCGCCGCGGATCCGGTGGCCGGGATCGGAGAGGCGCTCCCCAAGCATAACGGCGGCAAGAAGCACTTCCGCTCGCTGCCGCACGCCGATGTCGGCGAAGCGCTGGCCAAGATTCGAGCCTCGCAGGCATGGCCATCGACGAGGCTCTGCTTGGAGCTTCTCGTCCTCACGGCGACGCGTCCCTCCGAGGCTCGGTTGGCGTCGTGGTCGGAGTTCGACGGCGAGAACCGGGTTTGGGTGATTCCGGAATCGCGCACGAAGGCGAACAAGCCCCACCGCGTACCGCTCTCGGACGCGGCGCTCGCGGTGCTTGAAGAGGCGTCGAGGCTATCGGGGCCCGAGGGGCTGGTCTTCCCGGCTCCGAGCGGGAAGCCGATCTCGATCGCGACGCCCTCGAAGCTGATGAAGGATCTCGGACTCAACGCGACGGCGCATGGATTCCGCGCTTCGTTCCGGTCTTGGGCGGCCGAGTTCGGCGCGGCGAGGGAGGTCGCGGAGGCCGCGCTGGGGCACGTCGTGCGGGGCGTCGAGGGCTCGTACCAGCGCAGCGATCTACTGGAGAGCCACCGTCGCGAGTTGATGGGGGAGTGGGCCAACTACGTCGCCCTCGGCACCGATGGATGA
- a CDS encoding DUF262 domain-containing protein: MAFQTAISIKEATDNIHNSRYLLPAIQREFVWRPHQIERLFDSLMRGYPIGSFLFWRVDPETAKNYSFYQFITNYDQRNPHNLVHGAPDAVPGLKAVLDGQQRLTALNVGLHGSGKWKLPRLWWNNPRAFPERRLFLDLLAPRTEDEEELSYKFRLLPVDDKGAPERGSDHEHWYPVGDILDVKDASDDLIDFVHDHEELKKTREPQKMLTKLHRVIHSDGIISAYEEPDQNPERVLNIFVRANSGGTALSYSDMLLSMAVAQWDEIDARKEIHALVDEIGAIGSGFRFNHDFVLKACLMLGDSDSIRFKVENFRKSKIGALQHQWDPIRNTISETVELASSFGYSGQSLISANALLPIAYYLHHRQPSLGDKDRKAIRWWLIRSLLKRGIWSGGVDNLLVAIRKAIRESSGADGFPTHAIEEAMRSRGKGLTFHDEELQDLADAGYGGRAYSLLFVLYGFVDVATNRFHIDHVFPRALMTPARLDEAGVDEGQIPEYQDRMNRLANLQLLEGSKNTSKGAKLPADWLRDQYSEDERRNHCHLHDLGDVPAEMKRFLGFYEARRARILEKLRRLLVSDSP; the protein is encoded by the coding sequence ATGGCATTCCAGACGGCGATCTCGATCAAGGAGGCAACCGACAACATCCACAACAGCCGCTACCTGCTTCCGGCCATTCAACGGGAGTTTGTTTGGCGGCCCCATCAGATCGAGCGGCTCTTCGACAGCCTCATGCGTGGCTACCCCATCGGATCTTTCCTGTTCTGGCGAGTCGATCCCGAAACCGCCAAGAACTACAGCTTCTACCAGTTCATCACCAACTACGATCAACGGAACCCCCACAACCTCGTCCACGGGGCGCCGGACGCCGTGCCCGGTCTGAAGGCGGTGCTCGACGGGCAGCAACGCCTCACGGCGCTGAACGTCGGGCTCCATGGGTCCGGCAAATGGAAGCTACCCCGCCTGTGGTGGAACAACCCGCGCGCCTTTCCTGAACGACGGCTCTTCCTCGATCTACTCGCCCCGCGCACGGAGGACGAAGAAGAACTCTCGTACAAGTTCCGCCTCCTCCCCGTTGATGACAAAGGAGCGCCGGAACGAGGGAGCGACCACGAACACTGGTATCCCGTCGGAGACATCCTCGACGTCAAGGACGCCTCGGACGACCTGATCGACTTCGTCCATGACCATGAGGAGCTCAAGAAGACTCGCGAGCCTCAGAAGATGCTCACCAAGCTTCACCGCGTCATTCACAGTGACGGCATCATCTCGGCCTACGAAGAGCCGGACCAGAACCCGGAACGGGTTCTCAACATCTTCGTACGTGCCAACAGCGGCGGCACCGCGCTCTCCTACTCGGACATGCTCCTCAGCATGGCGGTGGCTCAATGGGACGAGATCGACGCGCGGAAGGAGATCCATGCCCTCGTCGACGAGATCGGGGCGATCGGGAGCGGCTTCCGGTTCAACCACGATTTTGTGCTCAAGGCCTGTCTGATGCTCGGCGACAGCGACAGCATCCGGTTCAAGGTCGAGAACTTCAGAAAGTCGAAGATCGGGGCGCTGCAGCACCAGTGGGATCCGATCAGGAACACGATCTCAGAAACGGTGGAGCTCGCATCTTCGTTCGGCTACTCCGGACAAAGCCTGATCTCGGCAAACGCCCTCTTGCCGATCGCCTACTACCTCCACCACCGGCAGCCGTCGTTGGGTGACAAGGACCGCAAGGCGATTCGTTGGTGGCTGATTCGCTCGCTGCTGAAACGCGGGATCTGGAGCGGCGGCGTCGACAACTTGCTGGTAGCGATCCGCAAGGCGATCCGGGAGAGCTCTGGAGCGGATGGCTTCCCGACTCACGCGATCGAAGAGGCGATGCGTAGCCGCGGCAAGGGACTGACCTTCCACGACGAGGAACTCCAGGATCTGGCCGACGCCGGGTACGGTGGAAGAGCATATAGCCTTCTCTTCGTTCTGTACGGGTTCGTCGACGTGGCGACGAACCGCTTTCACATCGACCATGTCTTCCCTCGCGCGTTGATGACCCCGGCACGCCTGGACGAGGCCGGCGTCGATGAGGGACAAATCCCCGAGTACCAGGATCGGATGAACCGCCTTGCGAACCTCCAGCTTCTCGAGGGATCGAAGAACACGAGCAAGGGCGCCAAGCTGCCCGCCGACTGGCTACGCGACCAATACTCCGAGGACGAAAGGCGGAATCACTGCCACCTGCACGATCTCGGCGACGTCCCAGCCGAAATGAAGAGGTTCTTGGGCTTCTACGAGGCGCGCCGAGCGCGCATCTTGGAGAAGCTGAGGCGCTTGCTCGTTTCCGACAGCCCGTAA
- a CDS encoding DNA methyltransferase, with product MTQPATTDLRPKLTAFDFRALFVEGLGWNHFPAARPLEIGVDEQSYSLRPVAEKAGFAVYECCPTSGQPIPAYPIRRRIDNQVARISFEHLVIFVDDRRRQQIWQWVKREGRKRRYREQHYDIGQSGEPLLQRLVQLAFTLDEEQRLDIIGVAAKVKKTFDVERVTKKFYERFREELVAFQGFIHGIASQGDRDWYASLMLNRMMFVYFVQKQGFLDDDLNYLRNRLVRLRRQNGGGQFHQFYRLFLLRLFHEGLGQPEAQRAPDLADLLGKVPFLNGGLFDVHDLERVNPDIAIPDEAFEGLFDFFDSYRWHLDERPGRHDNEIDPDVLGYIFEKYINQKQMGAYYTREDVTGYITRNAVIPYLLDAARKECPVAFGPDAGVWRLLSEDPDRYIYPSVGHGVVWDVRRDKLPERLTNPLELPEDVECGIDDISRRGNWREPAPREYALPTETWREVVARRQRHQRIRSKLAGGDVQDVNDFITHNLDIEQFAGDLIEQSEGPELLRAVWQVMRDVSVLDPTCGSGAFLFAALNVLEPLYRACLEGMRGFVADLDRTDRTTHPSALSDFRAVLAEVDTHASERYFILKSIVLNNLYGVDVMEEAVEICKLRLFLKLIAQLDEYDQIEPLPDIDFNVRAGNTLVGFSSLAAVRQAMEVTPEGQYRALSEQDQATLSRIESDARIASLAYDDFRKRQTVLHGTPTGSDKEHLRTRLRRLDDELNRHLAAEYGVSENDDDAYTRWRTTHCPFHWFVEFYGIMNRGGFDVVIGNPPYVEYSKVRGKYQVRGFLTESCGNLYAFVLERCKDIMRADGSISMIVPLSGHSTRRMMPLVQRFYRQFGSVHLSTFSGDANPSRLFDGVKFRLAIFVASQKSGGIRTTRYMRWYAEERDHLFDGLEYVSVGELPLDKTIPKVSSPLHRSVLQKLAGHESDIHKAESSDGMIFYHSAPVNWIRAHTRAPYFHSARDGHKRSGKLKPLTVAEERSPSVHAILCSSTFFVWWLSSSDCYDLIKSQIAGFPMVHSQRLVDLAAVLEDDMDSKTKRRVYHYRTTGRVEYDEFYMKLSKHVIDEIDRELARHYRFTAKELDFILNYDIKYRLGR from the coding sequence ATGACGCAGCCCGCAACGACCGACCTTCGCCCCAAGCTGACAGCCTTTGATTTCCGGGCGCTATTCGTGGAAGGGTTGGGGTGGAATCACTTCCCGGCTGCTAGGCCTCTCGAGATCGGCGTCGACGAGCAATCTTACTCCCTGCGGCCAGTTGCGGAAAAGGCGGGATTCGCCGTCTACGAATGCTGCCCTACGTCGGGGCAGCCGATTCCCGCCTACCCCATTCGGCGGAGGATTGACAACCAGGTAGCCAGGATAAGCTTTGAGCATCTCGTCATCTTTGTTGATGATCGGCGCCGCCAGCAGATTTGGCAATGGGTGAAACGTGAAGGCAGGAAGAGGCGGTACCGGGAACAGCACTACGATATCGGCCAAAGCGGCGAGCCACTTCTCCAGCGTCTCGTCCAGCTTGCCTTCACACTCGATGAAGAGCAGCGACTCGACATCATCGGAGTGGCCGCCAAAGTCAAGAAGACCTTTGACGTCGAAAGAGTAACAAAGAAATTCTATGAGCGTTTCAGGGAGGAGTTAGTCGCCTTTCAAGGGTTCATTCACGGCATCGCATCTCAGGGGGATCGCGACTGGTATGCCTCGCTGATGCTGAACCGCATGATGTTCGTGTATTTCGTCCAAAAGCAGGGGTTCCTAGACGACGACCTCAATTATCTTCGTAATCGCTTGGTGCGCCTCAGGCGGCAGAATGGCGGCGGGCAGTTTCACCAGTTCTACAGACTCTTCTTGCTACGCCTGTTCCACGAAGGCCTCGGACAACCGGAGGCACAGCGCGCCCCTGACCTCGCGGACTTGCTGGGTAAGGTTCCGTTTCTCAACGGTGGGTTGTTTGATGTTCACGACCTTGAACGAGTCAATCCCGACATAGCGATTCCTGACGAGGCCTTCGAAGGGTTGTTCGATTTTTTCGATTCGTACCGCTGGCACCTGGACGAACGACCGGGACGCCACGATAACGAGATCGATCCAGATGTTTTGGGATACATCTTTGAGAAGTACATCAACCAGAAGCAGATGGGGGCGTACTACACGAGGGAGGACGTCACCGGGTACATTACACGCAACGCCGTGATTCCGTACCTACTGGATGCGGCCAGGAAAGAATGTCCGGTAGCGTTTGGGCCGGACGCAGGAGTTTGGAGGCTCTTATCGGAGGATCCAGACCGCTACATCTACCCGTCCGTTGGCCACGGAGTTGTGTGGGATGTTCGGCGGGACAAGCTCCCGGAGCGTCTGACCAATCCGTTGGAACTTCCCGAGGATGTGGAGTGCGGTATAGATGACATATCCAGACGTGGAAATTGGCGGGAACCGGCGCCGCGGGAATATGCTCTGCCGACCGAGACCTGGCGAGAGGTCGTCGCCCGTCGCCAGCGCCACCAACGGATTCGCAGCAAACTCGCCGGCGGGGATGTTCAAGACGTCAACGATTTCATTACTCATAATCTTGACATCGAGCAATTCGCTGGCGATCTTATCGAACAGAGCGAGGGCCCCGAGCTGCTACGGGCCGTGTGGCAGGTCATGCGGGATGTTTCCGTCCTGGACCCCACATGCGGGTCCGGAGCGTTCTTGTTCGCCGCGCTCAACGTCCTCGAGCCTCTCTACAGGGCGTGCTTGGAAGGCATGCGCGGGTTCGTCGCCGACTTGGACCGAACCGATAGGACCACTCATCCCAGCGCGCTGAGCGACTTTCGGGCTGTTCTCGCCGAGGTCGACACCCACGCCAGCGAACGTTACTTCATCCTGAAGTCAATCGTTCTCAACAACCTCTATGGTGTCGACGTTATGGAAGAGGCGGTCGAGATATGTAAGCTCCGCCTCTTCCTCAAGCTGATCGCCCAACTGGACGAATACGACCAGATCGAGCCGCTACCAGACATCGACTTCAACGTCCGCGCTGGGAATACTCTGGTAGGGTTTTCGTCACTCGCGGCGGTTCGTCAGGCTATGGAGGTGACCCCAGAAGGGCAGTACCGCGCCCTTTCTGAGCAGGATCAAGCAACGCTAAGTCGCATTGAGTCTGATGCCCGGATCGCAAGTCTTGCCTACGATGACTTCAGAAAGCGTCAGACCGTCCTGCACGGGACTCCGACCGGCTCCGACAAGGAGCACCTTCGTACCCGCCTCAGGCGACTTGACGATGAGCTCAATCGGCACCTCGCTGCCGAGTACGGAGTCTCCGAAAACGACGACGACGCCTATACGCGTTGGCGCACCACGCATTGCCCATTCCACTGGTTCGTCGAATTCTACGGCATAATGAACCGAGGTGGCTTCGATGTTGTGATCGGCAATCCACCGTACGTTGAGTACAGCAAGGTTCGTGGGAAGTACCAAGTCCGGGGGTTCCTGACAGAATCATGTGGCAACCTCTATGCGTTCGTGCTGGAGCGTTGTAAGGACATCATGAGAGCGGACGGATCCATCAGCATGATCGTACCCCTGAGTGGCCACAGCACCCGACGGATGATGCCGCTCGTCCAAAGGTTCTATAGACAGTTTGGCTCAGTTCATCTCTCAACATTCAGCGGCGATGCGAACCCGAGTCGCTTGTTTGATGGAGTGAAGTTCCGCTTGGCGATCTTCGTTGCGTCTCAGAAGAGCGGAGGGATCCGCACGACACGCTACATGCGTTGGTATGCGGAGGAACGTGACCATTTGTTTGATGGTTTGGAGTATGTGTCGGTTGGCGAGCTGCCTCTCGACAAGACGATACCTAAGGTGTCGAGTCCGCTACATCGCAGTGTGTTGCAGAAGCTGGCCGGTCATGAGTCCGACATCCACAAGGCGGAGTCTTCCGATGGTATGATCTTCTACCACTCGGCGCCGGTCAACTGGATCCGGGCGCACACCCGTGCCCCGTACTTTCATAGCGCTCGCGATGGGCATAAGAGATCTGGGAAGCTAAAGCCCCTGACAGTTGCCGAAGAACGAAGTCCGAGTGTCCACGCTATATTGTGCAGTAGCACATTTTTCGTTTGGTGGCTATCCAGCAGCGACTGTTATGATCTCATCAAATCACAGATCGCCGGTTTCCCGATGGTTCATTCGCAGAGGCTGGTAGATCTGGCTGCGGTGCTTGAAGACGACATGGACTCGAAGACGAAGCGACGAGTGTATCATTATAGGACGACCGGTCGCGTGGAGTACGACGAGTTCTACATGAAGCTGTCCAAGCACGTGATCGATGAAATCGACCGAGAATTGGCACGTCACTACAGATTCACTGCAAAGGAATTGGATTTCATCCTAAACTACGACATAAAGTATCGACTCGGACGGTAG
- a CDS encoding helicase-related protein, producing the protein MPRIFDNLEAPTKLLPALQETLALSSRADFCVGYINLRGWGGVGPLIDRWKPGEGPCRILVGMQKVAEDELREHFASRTRERLGIDNRTALRLRRKLARELREQLTFGAPTNEDEAALRRLARQLRAGKVRVKLFLRHTLHAKLYLLYRDDPVNPVTAFLGSSNLTFAGMSGQGELNVDVVDQDAAGKLQSWFENRWRDPFCIDITDELIEIIEESWAREQLVPPYHVYLKMAYHLSYDAREGLNQFSIPRVFKDKLFDFQAAAVKIAAHHLNTRGGVLIGDVVGLGKTRMATAVARIFEDDLGLETLIISPKNLVSMWRDHAHEYRLRARVVSLSNVLTDLPEMRRYRLVVIDESHNLRNREGKRYRAIQEYLRENESKVILLTATPYNKTYLDLSNQLRLFVPEDRDIGIRPERLLRAVGEVEFGASHQVGPRTLAAFEKSEIPDDWRDLMRLYLVRRTRTFIQKNYTETDPDTGRPCLMVADGSKRIFPERVPATLKFQVSDGDPNDQYARLYHQDVVDTVIGLSLPRYGLGNYVSDERMSTSSEEERQIRDLSRAGKRLIGFCRTNLFKRLESSGSAFLQSVERHVLRNRVFLHAIRDGLPLPVGSQEAILLDAAPPDTRFSDDEDRDAQGVIPLDDEQPSADPWDMEALRGRAAAVYKTYVTSFHTRFKWLRSDLFVSALESALEADTQALLQILHRAGRWDENRDAKLDALYALLTEQHPDQKVLVFSQFADTVHYLARELKRRGVDGLEAVTGDTEAPTLLARRFSPESNGGLPAAETEIRVLIATDLLSEGQNLQDCAVVVNYDLPWAIIRLIQRAGRVDRIGQSEPTIRCYSFLPADGVERIIRLRGRVKTRLSENAEVVGADEAFFEDDAGMDQEKENQLMLDLYNEKAGILDEEDDGEVDLSSQAWQIWKNATADDPKLKRVVSELPDVVYTSRRHTLPGRPDGVLLFVRTGEGHDALAYVNAETGRSVTESQIEILAAAECEPGTPALPRHERHHELVANGVSHIVIEGRRIGGQLGPKRGARYRTYTRLKAWADHAERQMPLFDLPSLRRALDDIYKYPLRSVATDALNRHLRAGMNDDELASLVIGLRDEDRLSIRDDSEPEAGEPRIICSMGLFDNISADSEHEADT; encoded by the coding sequence GTGCCGCGAATCTTCGACAACCTAGAGGCGCCCACCAAGCTCCTCCCGGCCCTTCAAGAGACGCTCGCCCTTTCGTCGCGGGCCGACTTCTGCGTTGGCTACATCAATCTTCGCGGGTGGGGCGGCGTGGGCCCGCTGATCGACCGGTGGAAACCGGGCGAAGGTCCGTGCCGCATCCTCGTTGGAATGCAGAAGGTAGCCGAGGACGAGCTTCGCGAGCACTTCGCCAGTCGGACAAGAGAGCGGCTCGGGATCGACAACCGGACCGCGCTCCGCCTTCGCCGCAAGCTGGCTCGGGAATTGCGTGAGCAGCTGACGTTCGGAGCACCAACCAACGAGGACGAAGCCGCTCTCCGGCGGTTGGCCCGCCAACTGCGCGCTGGCAAGGTCAGGGTGAAGCTGTTCCTCCGTCACACCCTCCACGCGAAGCTCTACCTGCTGTACCGGGACGATCCGGTCAATCCGGTTACTGCGTTCCTCGGTAGCAGTAACCTGACGTTCGCGGGGATGTCCGGTCAGGGCGAACTCAACGTCGATGTGGTGGATCAGGACGCAGCCGGCAAGCTCCAGTCCTGGTTCGAGAATCGCTGGCGCGACCCCTTCTGCATCGACATCACCGACGAGTTGATCGAGATCATAGAGGAGAGTTGGGCTCGTGAGCAGCTCGTTCCGCCCTACCACGTCTACCTGAAGATGGCCTACCACCTATCGTACGACGCGCGCGAGGGGCTCAACCAATTCAGCATCCCCCGAGTCTTCAAGGATAAGCTGTTCGACTTCCAGGCGGCGGCCGTGAAGATCGCAGCGCACCACCTGAACACGCGTGGCGGCGTACTGATCGGGGACGTCGTCGGGCTCGGCAAGACACGGATGGCCACGGCGGTGGCCCGGATCTTCGAGGACGATCTCGGGCTCGAAACGCTGATCATCAGCCCCAAAAACCTCGTCTCCATGTGGAGGGACCACGCCCATGAGTATCGGCTGCGAGCCAGAGTCGTGTCGCTCAGCAACGTGCTCACGGATCTGCCGGAAATGCGGCGCTACCGGCTCGTCGTGATCGACGAGAGCCACAACCTTCGGAACCGCGAAGGCAAACGCTACCGGGCCATTCAGGAGTATCTTCGGGAGAACGAGAGCAAGGTCATCCTTCTGACGGCGACGCCCTACAACAAGACGTACCTCGACCTGTCGAACCAGTTGCGGCTCTTCGTTCCCGAGGACCGGGACATCGGCATTCGCCCCGAACGGCTTCTCCGCGCGGTGGGCGAGGTCGAGTTTGGCGCAAGCCATCAGGTGGGGCCACGCACGCTGGCGGCCTTCGAGAAGAGTGAAATCCCGGACGACTGGCGCGACCTAATGCGCCTGTACCTGGTGCGGCGGACGCGCACCTTCATCCAGAAGAACTACACCGAGACGGACCCCGACACCGGTCGGCCCTGCCTGATGGTGGCCGACGGGTCCAAGAGGATCTTCCCGGAGCGAGTACCGGCCACGCTGAAGTTCCAAGTCAGCGACGGCGATCCCAACGACCAATACGCCCGGCTCTACCACCAGGATGTGGTGGACACCGTCATAGGTCTCTCGCTGCCGCGCTACGGGCTCGGGAACTATGTGTCCGACGAGCGAATGTCGACTTCCTCAGAGGAGGAACGGCAGATCCGGGATCTATCCCGGGCCGGCAAGCGCCTGATCGGCTTCTGCCGGACGAATCTCTTCAAGCGCCTTGAGAGCAGCGGATCGGCGTTCCTCCAGTCGGTCGAACGCCACGTCCTGCGCAATCGCGTCTTCCTCCATGCGATCCGCGACGGTCTCCCGCTTCCAGTGGGGAGCCAGGAGGCTATACTGCTTGACGCCGCTCCGCCCGACACCCGTTTCAGCGACGATGAGGACCGCGACGCGCAAGGGGTGATCCCACTAGACGACGAACAGCCGTCGGCTGATCCGTGGGACATGGAGGCGCTGCGCGGACGCGCGGCTGCAGTCTACAAGACCTACGTGACGAGCTTCCACACACGGTTCAAGTGGCTGCGGTCCGATCTGTTCGTGTCCGCGCTGGAGTCGGCACTGGAGGCTGATACGCAAGCCCTGCTCCAGATTCTACATCGAGCCGGTCGATGGGATGAGAATCGCGACGCCAAGCTCGACGCGCTCTACGCATTGCTGACCGAGCAGCACCCCGACCAAAAAGTCCTTGTCTTCTCCCAGTTTGCCGACACGGTCCACTACTTGGCGAGGGAGTTGAAGAGACGGGGAGTGGATGGGCTGGAGGCCGTCACGGGCGACACGGAGGCTCCGACGCTGCTGGCCCGGCGGTTCAGCCCCGAAAGCAACGGTGGTCTGCCTGCCGCAGAGACGGAGATTCGGGTCCTCATCGCCACAGATCTCCTCAGCGAGGGCCAGAATCTTCAGGACTGCGCCGTGGTCGTGAACTACGACCTCCCTTGGGCGATCATCCGCCTCATTCAACGTGCCGGGCGCGTGGACCGGATCGGCCAGAGCGAGCCAACGATTCGCTGCTATTCGTTTCTCCCCGCTGACGGGGTCGAACGCATTATCAGGCTGCGCGGCCGCGTGAAGACCCGCCTCTCCGAGAACGCCGAGGTCGTCGGAGCCGACGAAGCCTTTTTCGAGGACGACGCGGGGATGGACCAAGAGAAGGAGAATCAACTGATGCTCGACCTCTACAATGAGAAGGCCGGCATCCTGGACGAAGAGGACGATGGCGAGGTCGATTTATCCAGCCAAGCGTGGCAGATCTGGAAGAACGCGACGGCGGACGATCCCAAACTGAAGCGGGTGGTCTCGGAGCTTCCCGATGTCGTGTACACGTCGCGGCGACATACTCTGCCGGGTCGACCGGATGGCGTGCTGCTCTTCGTACGTACTGGCGAGGGTCACGATGCGTTGGCATACGTGAACGCGGAGACCGGACGGAGCGTGACTGAGTCGCAGATCGAGATTCTGGCTGCTGCCGAGTGCGAGCCGGGAACTCCGGCGCTGCCGCGCCACGAACGCCACCACGAGCTCGTCGCGAATGGTGTAAGTCACATTGTGATTGAAGGGCGCAGAATCGGGGGCCAGCTTGGGCCGAAGCGAGGCGCGCGGTATCGGACATACACGCGGCTCAAGGCGTGGGCGGATCATGCGGAAAGGCAGATGCCTCTTTTCGATCTGCCGAGCCTCCGTCGGGCACTCGACGACATCTACAAGTATCCACTTCGTAGCGTGGCGACCGACGCACTCAACCGGCATCTTCGTGCGGGAATGAACGACGACGAGCTGGCCAGCCTCGTGATCGGGCTTCGGGATGAGGACCGGCTGTCCATACGCGACGACTCGGAACCTGAGGCCGGCGAACCTCGCATCATCTGCTCAATGGGACTGTTCGATAACATATCAGCCGACAGTGAGCATGAGGCCGATACATGA
- a CDS encoding HEPN domain-containing protein: protein MTTETASEVTGLLQRAFEGTHVVFVNAHGRPNPIPFGDVAPHLMANDDWSARYRIEQVANEATPWRYGPAFSALQKWVERHLQEPTEVRPPADTVALYRGGNWRPNRITNPVVATRKLMLAAERAGADEIGRLVTEFLSHGLIQTEQFCLLKGFAIESRITLDDYCTLMPYRDMVHYLKRKHTNTLFDKWPEEDTNVCVLRATRFEDRFVDPPEEGGMVYGSPLLKHGPDHLARLLSVVWGYGFSCFMSEVRVPPSVNAALPYDGLLGGGGMVRQTELLAMGFGTRGQKRPLPASELSDLAAAYLRRSEQTQRVLDLALRWFRESLTRTEVEDTVMSQSIALETLFGEPGKHHDIGKRLRSRGSWYYADSLKERHKTRKLLEEFYQLRSRIVHGGAVANPDPSLMQEVSSVLRSSIKSMIANGRPQDWSGAKGSGSIRRDPPRSEDDIPSDKADSASCMDSTTVCSRVT from the coding sequence ATGACCACTGAGACCGCTAGCGAGGTTACCGGCCTCCTTCAGCGTGCGTTCGAAGGCACACATGTGGTTTTCGTGAACGCTCACGGCAGACCCAATCCGATTCCATTCGGTGACGTCGCGCCGCACCTCATGGCAAATGACGATTGGTCGGCGCGGTATCGCATTGAGCAGGTTGCGAACGAGGCTACACCCTGGCGCTACGGACCGGCGTTTAGCGCCCTGCAGAAGTGGGTGGAGCGCCATTTGCAAGAACCCACGGAAGTGCGCCCACCGGCAGACACTGTTGCGCTCTACCGTGGCGGGAATTGGCGACCCAATAGGATAACGAACCCCGTGGTCGCCACGCGGAAACTGATGCTGGCTGCCGAGCGTGCCGGAGCGGATGAGATAGGCAGGCTGGTCACAGAATTTCTCAGTCACGGCCTCATCCAGACGGAGCAATTCTGTTTGCTGAAGGGGTTCGCCATCGAATCGCGGATCACGCTGGACGACTACTGTACTCTCATGCCGTACCGCGATATGGTGCACTACCTCAAGAGGAAGCACACAAACACGCTGTTCGACAAGTGGCCGGAAGAAGACACCAATGTTTGCGTGCTCCGGGCCACACGGTTTGAGGACAGATTTGTCGACCCCCCGGAAGAGGGGGGCATGGTTTATGGCAGTCCTCTCCTGAAACACGGCCCGGATCACCTAGCCCGGCTTCTCAGCGTGGTATGGGGGTATGGGTTCAGCTGTTTCATGAGCGAAGTTCGGGTTCCGCCCTCCGTCAACGCCGCACTACCTTACGACGGTCTGCTCGGTGGTGGCGGCATGGTCCGTCAGACGGAATTGCTTGCGATGGGGTTCGGGACGCGGGGCCAGAAGCGTCCCCTGCCAGCGTCAGAATTGTCTGACTTGGCAGCAGCGTACTTACGTCGTAGCGAACAAACTCAGCGCGTGCTGGATCTTGCCCTGCGATGGTTTCGTGAGAGCCTAACGCGGACTGAAGTGGAAGACACCGTGATGAGTCAGAGCATCGCGCTGGAGACATTGTTTGGTGAGCCCGGCAAACACCACGACATCGGGAAGAGGCTCAGATCGCGTGGGTCGTGGTATTACGCCGACTCGCTGAAGGAAAGGCACAAAACGAGGAAGCTCCTAGAGGAATTCTACCAACTGCGATCGCGGATCGTCCACGGCGGCGCCGTGGCGAATCCGGATCCGTCTCTCATGCAGGAAGTTTCCAGCGTGCTCCGGTCAAGCATCAAATCGATGATCGCAAATGGCCGGCCGCAGGACTGGAGCGGAGCCAAGGGAAGCGGGTCCATACGACGCGATCCCCCGCGGTCCGAGGACGACATCCCGTCGGACAAAGCCGACTCCGCAAGTTGTATGGATTCTACAACTGTTTGCAGCCGAGTAACTTAG